The proteins below are encoded in one region of Mycteria americana isolate JAX WOST 10 ecotype Jacksonville Zoo and Gardens chromosome 22, USCA_MyAme_1.0, whole genome shotgun sequence:
- the MAPT gene encoding microtubule-associated protein tau isoform X2, giving the protein MAEQRQDVTMMEDHAAGQEKHIPSGYPLQIPVDDGSDEPVSETSDAKSTPTTEDATAPLVEEGDHEDQGGVEQHGEIPEGTTAEEAGVGATPNLEDHAAGDAAQGEPSSPKLQPGPQERVGDAIKRESQPTKQVAEVLQQPHLSHETKATTAAPTRIEVTIPIPLDMYQDSRAPEDSSELWGHRGREGSGVDPALGRELGRDVRTEGLAGAGDTADSHVKDGPSPLYTRAPLKEDASGWERDEDRDIDETSGQDLLPLVGQHVSPGPEMGLCPATAKEALEEYAFEENKSKDVLRDIPREALLVETESRKAGEDQEERRQPLRGEEDTDVTPSEPSEIISQKEVEPGEGEDSGPVLETAKLPVELKDDVEDKNAPLEEAVPDTGERRTPKKKPCARVADKAVSRVPLLKGRIDSKDKEGTEADEKKPKKSSPSIAKPPGDRPSTPPQRHTSSSTTPSKTPFSPASTSKRVSSVTSRPASTGTQETKAKGPEMRGGTKTATPRSAAGQAQRNSTNATRIPAKTPTAPKTPPSSGRKEQKKPPPAAAKTEKGEQPKSGDRSGYSSPGSPGTPGSRSRTPSLPTPPAREPKKVAVVRTPPKSPASAKSRIQPSAAPMPDLKNVKSKIGSTENLKHQPGGGKVQIINKKLDFSSVQSKCGSKDNIKHIPGGGSVQIVNKKLDFSSVQSRCGSKDNIKHIPGGGSVQIVYKPVDLSHVTSKCGSLGNIHHKPGGGQVEVKSEKLDFKDKVQSKIGSLDNISHVPGGGNKKREKGKEDKTHSQAGRTPSPDPAGLQALVLEPPTPPESQLPALHSAGEGTN; this is encoded by the exons ATGGCGGAGCAGCGTCAGGACGTCACCATGATGGAGGATCATGCAGCTGGCCAGGAGAAGCACATCCCATCAG GCTATCCCCTTCAGATACCAGTCGATGATGGATCGGATGAGCCTGTTTCTGAAACATCTGACGCTAAGAGCACCCCAACTACGGAAG ATGCCACAGCACCTTTAGTGGAGGAAGGAGACCACGAGGATCAGGGTGGTGTCGAACAGCACGGGGAGATCCCAGAAGGAACCACAG CTGAAGAGGCAGGCGTAGGAGCCACTCCCAACCTGGAGGACcatgctgcaggagatgctgctcAAG GGGAGCCAAGCTCTCCAAAGCTACAGCCTGGCCCTCAGGAGCGTGTGGGAGatgcaataaaaagagaaagccaGCCCACAAAGCAGGTAGCTGAGGTTCTTCAGCAGCCTCATCTGTCGCATGAAACGAAGGCTACAACAGCAGCTCCCACCAGAATTGAGGTCACCATCCCAATACCCCTGGATATGTACCAAGACTCCAGAGCACCTGAAGACAGCAGTGAGTTGTGGGGTCATCGAGGCAGAGAAGGCAGTGGTGTCGATCCAGCGCTGGGAAGAGAGCTAGGTCGTGATGTGCGCACTGAGGGGTTGGCAGGAGCAGGTGACACAGCTGACTCCCATGTTAAAGATGGGCCATCTCCTTTATATACCAGAGCTCCATTAAAAGAAGATGCCAGTGGATGGGAAAGAGATGAGGACCGTGATATTGATGAAACTTCTGGACAGGATTTGCTTCCCCTGGTGGGACAGCATGTTTCACCAGGACCTGAAATGGGCTTGTGTCCAGCAACAGCCAAGGAAGCTCTTGAAGAATATGCCTTTGAAGAAAACAAGTCCAAAGATGTCCTCAGAGATATACCAAGAGAGGCACTTCTTGTTGAAACTGAGTCACGTAAAGCAGGAGAGGACCAAGAGGAGAGGAGACAGCCATTGAGGGGGGAAGAAGACACAGATGTCACCCCATCAGAGCCTTCTGAAATCATCTCCCAAAAAGAAGTGGaacctggggagggagaagattCTGGACCCGTGCTAGAAACAGCCAAACTCCCTGTTGAGTTAAAAGATGACGTGGAAGATAAAAATGCTCCTTTGGAAGAGGCTGTGCCAGATACAGGAGAACGCCGGACACCCAAGAAGAAACCTTGTGCCCGTGTTGCAGATAAAGCTGTCAGTCGCGTCCCTCTCCTAAAAG GTCGTATTGACAGCAAAGACAAGGAAGGGACTGAAGCTGATGAAAAGAAACCGAAG AAATCCTCACCTTCCATTGCCAAACCCCCAGGCGATagaccctccacccccccccaacGACACACCTCCTCTAGCACAACCCCTTCGAAAACACCCTTCAGCCCTGCTTCCACCTCTAAACGAGTCTCTTCTGTCACATCCCGACCTGCCAGTACAGGAACACAAGAAACGAAAGCCAAG GGCCCAGAGATGAGAGGTGGCACGAAGACGGCCACGCCGCGATCTGCAGCCGGGCAGGCTCAGAGGAACTCGACCAATGCCACGCGCATCCCAGCAAAGACACCCACGGCCCCCAAGACACCTCCCAGCTCCG gcagaaaggagcagaaaaaaccacctcctgcagcagcaaagactGAGAAAG GTGAGCAGCCAAAGTCTGGAGACAGAAGCGGTTACAGCAGTCCCGGCTCCCCCGGGACTCCAGGCAGCCGTTCCCGCACTCCCTctctgcccaccccaccagccagggaGCCCAAGAAGGTGGCAGTGGTTCGCACACCACCGAAATCTCCTGCATCTGCCAAGAGCCGCATCCAGCCGTCAGCCGCACCCATGCCTGATCTGAAAAATGTGAAGTCCAAAATTGGCTCAACTGAAAACCTGAAGCACCAGCCTGGAGGTGGCAAG GTGCAGATTATTAATAAGAAGCTGGACTTTAGCAGCGTTCAATCCAAGTGTGGCTCAAAGGATAATATCAAACACATCCCAGGAGGAGGCAGT GTGCAGATTGTTAATAAGAAGTTGGACTTTAGCAGCGTTCAATCCAGGTGTGGCTCAAAGGATAATATCAAACACATCCCGGGAGGAGGCAGT GTTCAAATTGTTTACAAGCCAGTCGACCTGAGCCATGTGACATCCAAATGTGGTTCCCTGGGCAACATCCATCACAAACCAG GCGGTGGCCAGGTGGAGGTGAAATCTGAGAAACTGGACTTCAAAGATAAGGTGCAATCGAAAATCGGGTCCTTAGATAACATCAGCCATGTCCctggaggaggaaataaaaag
- the MAPT gene encoding microtubule-associated protein tau isoform X1 — MAEQRQDVTMMEDHAAGQEKHIPSGYPLQIPVDDGSDEPVSETSDAKSTPTTEDATAPLVEEGDHEDQGGVEQHGEIPEGTTAEEAGVGATPNLEDHAAGDAAQGEPSSPKLQPGPQERVGDAIKRESQPTKQVAEVLQQPHLSHETKATTAAPTRIEVTIPIPLDMYQDSRAPEDSSELWGHRGREGSGVDPALGRELGRDVRTEGLAGAGDTADSHVKDGPSPLYTRAPLKEDASGWERDEDRDIDETSGQDLLPLVGQHVSPGPEMGLCPATAKEALEEYAFEENKSKDVLRDIPREALLVETESRKAGEDQEERRQPLRGEEDTDVTPSEPSEIISQKEVEPGEGEDSGPVLETAKLPVELKDDVEDKNAPLEEAVPDTGERRTPKKKPCARVADKAVSRVPLLKGRIDSKDKEGTEADEKKPKKSSPSIAKPPGDRPSTPPQRHTSSSTTPSKTPFSPASTSKRVSSVTSRPASTGTQETKAKGPEMRGGTKTATPRSAAGQAQRNSTNATRIPAKTPTAPKTPPSSGRKEQKKPPPAAAKTEKGEQPKSGDRSGYSSPGSPGTPGSRSRTPSLPTPPAREPKKVAVVRTPPKSPASAKSRIQPSAAPMPDLKNVKSKIGSTENLKHQPGGGKVQIINKKLDFSSVQSKCGSKDNIKHIPGGGSVQIVNKKLDFSSVQSRCGSKDNIKHIPGGGSVQIVYKPVDLSHVTSKCGSLGNIHHKPGGGQVEVKSEKLDFKDKVQSKIGSLDNISHVPGGGNKKIETHKLTFRENAKAKTDHGAEIVYKSPTISGDASPRRLSNVSSTGSINMVDSPQLATLADEVSASLAKQGL; from the exons ATGGCGGAGCAGCGTCAGGACGTCACCATGATGGAGGATCATGCAGCTGGCCAGGAGAAGCACATCCCATCAG GCTATCCCCTTCAGATACCAGTCGATGATGGATCGGATGAGCCTGTTTCTGAAACATCTGACGCTAAGAGCACCCCAACTACGGAAG ATGCCACAGCACCTTTAGTGGAGGAAGGAGACCACGAGGATCAGGGTGGTGTCGAACAGCACGGGGAGATCCCAGAAGGAACCACAG CTGAAGAGGCAGGCGTAGGAGCCACTCCCAACCTGGAGGACcatgctgcaggagatgctgctcAAG GGGAGCCAAGCTCTCCAAAGCTACAGCCTGGCCCTCAGGAGCGTGTGGGAGatgcaataaaaagagaaagccaGCCCACAAAGCAGGTAGCTGAGGTTCTTCAGCAGCCTCATCTGTCGCATGAAACGAAGGCTACAACAGCAGCTCCCACCAGAATTGAGGTCACCATCCCAATACCCCTGGATATGTACCAAGACTCCAGAGCACCTGAAGACAGCAGTGAGTTGTGGGGTCATCGAGGCAGAGAAGGCAGTGGTGTCGATCCAGCGCTGGGAAGAGAGCTAGGTCGTGATGTGCGCACTGAGGGGTTGGCAGGAGCAGGTGACACAGCTGACTCCCATGTTAAAGATGGGCCATCTCCTTTATATACCAGAGCTCCATTAAAAGAAGATGCCAGTGGATGGGAAAGAGATGAGGACCGTGATATTGATGAAACTTCTGGACAGGATTTGCTTCCCCTGGTGGGACAGCATGTTTCACCAGGACCTGAAATGGGCTTGTGTCCAGCAACAGCCAAGGAAGCTCTTGAAGAATATGCCTTTGAAGAAAACAAGTCCAAAGATGTCCTCAGAGATATACCAAGAGAGGCACTTCTTGTTGAAACTGAGTCACGTAAAGCAGGAGAGGACCAAGAGGAGAGGAGACAGCCATTGAGGGGGGAAGAAGACACAGATGTCACCCCATCAGAGCCTTCTGAAATCATCTCCCAAAAAGAAGTGGaacctggggagggagaagattCTGGACCCGTGCTAGAAACAGCCAAACTCCCTGTTGAGTTAAAAGATGACGTGGAAGATAAAAATGCTCCTTTGGAAGAGGCTGTGCCAGATACAGGAGAACGCCGGACACCCAAGAAGAAACCTTGTGCCCGTGTTGCAGATAAAGCTGTCAGTCGCGTCCCTCTCCTAAAAG GTCGTATTGACAGCAAAGACAAGGAAGGGACTGAAGCTGATGAAAAGAAACCGAAG AAATCCTCACCTTCCATTGCCAAACCCCCAGGCGATagaccctccacccccccccaacGACACACCTCCTCTAGCACAACCCCTTCGAAAACACCCTTCAGCCCTGCTTCCACCTCTAAACGAGTCTCTTCTGTCACATCCCGACCTGCCAGTACAGGAACACAAGAAACGAAAGCCAAG GGCCCAGAGATGAGAGGTGGCACGAAGACGGCCACGCCGCGATCTGCAGCCGGGCAGGCTCAGAGGAACTCGACCAATGCCACGCGCATCCCAGCAAAGACACCCACGGCCCCCAAGACACCTCCCAGCTCCG gcagaaaggagcagaaaaaaccacctcctgcagcagcaaagactGAGAAAG GTGAGCAGCCAAAGTCTGGAGACAGAAGCGGTTACAGCAGTCCCGGCTCCCCCGGGACTCCAGGCAGCCGTTCCCGCACTCCCTctctgcccaccccaccagccagggaGCCCAAGAAGGTGGCAGTGGTTCGCACACCACCGAAATCTCCTGCATCTGCCAAGAGCCGCATCCAGCCGTCAGCCGCACCCATGCCTGATCTGAAAAATGTGAAGTCCAAAATTGGCTCAACTGAAAACCTGAAGCACCAGCCTGGAGGTGGCAAG GTGCAGATTATTAATAAGAAGCTGGACTTTAGCAGCGTTCAATCCAAGTGTGGCTCAAAGGATAATATCAAACACATCCCAGGAGGAGGCAGT GTGCAGATTGTTAATAAGAAGTTGGACTTTAGCAGCGTTCAATCCAGGTGTGGCTCAAAGGATAATATCAAACACATCCCGGGAGGAGGCAGT GTTCAAATTGTTTACAAGCCAGTCGACCTGAGCCATGTGACATCCAAATGTGGTTCCCTGGGCAACATCCATCACAAACCAG GCGGTGGCCAGGTGGAGGTGAAATCTGAGAAACTGGACTTCAAAGATAAGGTGCAATCGAAAATCGGGTCCTTAGATAACATCAGCCATGTCCctggaggaggaaataaaaag
- the MAPT gene encoding microtubule-associated protein tau isoform X3: MAEQRQDVTMMEDHAAGQEKHIPSGYPLQIPVDDGSDEPVSETSDAKSTPTTEDATAPLVEEGDHEDQGGVEQHGEIPEGTTAEEAGVGATPNLEDHAAGDAAQGEPSSPKLQPGPQERVGDAIKRESQPTKQVAEVLQQPHLSHETKATTAAPTRIEVTIPIPLDMYQDSRAPEDSSELWGHRGREGSGVDPALGRELGRDVRTEGLAGAGDTADSHVKDGPSPLYTRAPLKEDASGWERDEDRDIDETSGQDLLPLVGQHVSPGPEMGLCPATAKEALEEYAFEENKSKDVLRDIPREALLVETESRKAGEDQEERRQPLRGEEDTDVTPSEPSEIISQKEVEPGEGEDSGPVLETAKLPVELKDDVEDKNAPLEEAVPDTGERRTPKKKPCARVADKAVSRVPLLKGRIDSKDKEGTEADEKKPKKSSPSIAKPPGDRPSTPPQRHTSSSTTPSKTPFSPASTSKRVSSVTSRPASTGTQETKAKGPEMRGGTKTATPRSAAGQAQRNSTNATRIPAKTPTAPKTPPSSGRKEQKKPPPAAAKTEKGEQPKSGDRSGYSSPGSPGTPGSRSRTPSLPTPPAREPKKVAVVRTPPKSPASAKSRIQPSAAPMPDLKNVKSKIGSTENLKHQPGGGKVQIINKKLDFSSVQSKCGSKDNIKHIPGGGSVQIVYKPVDLSHVTSKCGSLGNIHHKPGGGQVEVKSEKLDFKDKVQSKIGSLDNISHVPGGGNKKIETHKLTFRENAKAKTDHGAEIVYKSPTISGDASPRRLSNVSSTGSINMVDSPQLATLADEVSASLAKQGL, translated from the exons ATGGCGGAGCAGCGTCAGGACGTCACCATGATGGAGGATCATGCAGCTGGCCAGGAGAAGCACATCCCATCAG GCTATCCCCTTCAGATACCAGTCGATGATGGATCGGATGAGCCTGTTTCTGAAACATCTGACGCTAAGAGCACCCCAACTACGGAAG ATGCCACAGCACCTTTAGTGGAGGAAGGAGACCACGAGGATCAGGGTGGTGTCGAACAGCACGGGGAGATCCCAGAAGGAACCACAG CTGAAGAGGCAGGCGTAGGAGCCACTCCCAACCTGGAGGACcatgctgcaggagatgctgctcAAG GGGAGCCAAGCTCTCCAAAGCTACAGCCTGGCCCTCAGGAGCGTGTGGGAGatgcaataaaaagagaaagccaGCCCACAAAGCAGGTAGCTGAGGTTCTTCAGCAGCCTCATCTGTCGCATGAAACGAAGGCTACAACAGCAGCTCCCACCAGAATTGAGGTCACCATCCCAATACCCCTGGATATGTACCAAGACTCCAGAGCACCTGAAGACAGCAGTGAGTTGTGGGGTCATCGAGGCAGAGAAGGCAGTGGTGTCGATCCAGCGCTGGGAAGAGAGCTAGGTCGTGATGTGCGCACTGAGGGGTTGGCAGGAGCAGGTGACACAGCTGACTCCCATGTTAAAGATGGGCCATCTCCTTTATATACCAGAGCTCCATTAAAAGAAGATGCCAGTGGATGGGAAAGAGATGAGGACCGTGATATTGATGAAACTTCTGGACAGGATTTGCTTCCCCTGGTGGGACAGCATGTTTCACCAGGACCTGAAATGGGCTTGTGTCCAGCAACAGCCAAGGAAGCTCTTGAAGAATATGCCTTTGAAGAAAACAAGTCCAAAGATGTCCTCAGAGATATACCAAGAGAGGCACTTCTTGTTGAAACTGAGTCACGTAAAGCAGGAGAGGACCAAGAGGAGAGGAGACAGCCATTGAGGGGGGAAGAAGACACAGATGTCACCCCATCAGAGCCTTCTGAAATCATCTCCCAAAAAGAAGTGGaacctggggagggagaagattCTGGACCCGTGCTAGAAACAGCCAAACTCCCTGTTGAGTTAAAAGATGACGTGGAAGATAAAAATGCTCCTTTGGAAGAGGCTGTGCCAGATACAGGAGAACGCCGGACACCCAAGAAGAAACCTTGTGCCCGTGTTGCAGATAAAGCTGTCAGTCGCGTCCCTCTCCTAAAAG GTCGTATTGACAGCAAAGACAAGGAAGGGACTGAAGCTGATGAAAAGAAACCGAAG AAATCCTCACCTTCCATTGCCAAACCCCCAGGCGATagaccctccacccccccccaacGACACACCTCCTCTAGCACAACCCCTTCGAAAACACCCTTCAGCCCTGCTTCCACCTCTAAACGAGTCTCTTCTGTCACATCCCGACCTGCCAGTACAGGAACACAAGAAACGAAAGCCAAG GGCCCAGAGATGAGAGGTGGCACGAAGACGGCCACGCCGCGATCTGCAGCCGGGCAGGCTCAGAGGAACTCGACCAATGCCACGCGCATCCCAGCAAAGACACCCACGGCCCCCAAGACACCTCCCAGCTCCG gcagaaaggagcagaaaaaaccacctcctgcagcagcaaagactGAGAAAG GTGAGCAGCCAAAGTCTGGAGACAGAAGCGGTTACAGCAGTCCCGGCTCCCCCGGGACTCCAGGCAGCCGTTCCCGCACTCCCTctctgcccaccccaccagccagggaGCCCAAGAAGGTGGCAGTGGTTCGCACACCACCGAAATCTCCTGCATCTGCCAAGAGCCGCATCCAGCCGTCAGCCGCACCCATGCCTGATCTGAAAAATGTGAAGTCCAAAATTGGCTCAACTGAAAACCTGAAGCACCAGCCTGGAGGTGGCAAG GTGCAGATTATTAATAAGAAGCTGGACTTTAGCAGCGTTCAATCCAAGTGTGGCTCAAAGGATAATATCAAACACATCCCAGGAGGAGGCAGT GTTCAAATTGTTTACAAGCCAGTCGACCTGAGCCATGTGACATCCAAATGTGGTTCCCTGGGCAACATCCATCACAAACCAG GCGGTGGCCAGGTGGAGGTGAAATCTGAGAAACTGGACTTCAAAGATAAGGTGCAATCGAAAATCGGGTCCTTAGATAACATCAGCCATGTCCctggaggaggaaataaaaag
- the MAPT gene encoding microtubule-associated protein tau isoform X6, which produces MAEQRQDVTMMEDHAAGQEKHIPSGYPLQIPVDDGSDEPVSETSDAKSTPTTEDATAPLVEEGDHEDQGGVEQHGEIPEGTTAEEAGVGATPNLEDHAAGDAAQGEPSSPKLQPGPQERVGDAIKRESQPTKQVAEVLQQPHLSHETKATTAAPTRIEVTIPIPLDMYQDSRAPEDSSELWGHRGREGSGVDPALGRELGRDVRTEGLAGAGDTADSHVKDGPSPLYTRAPLKEDASGWERDEDRDIDETSGQDLLPLVGQHVSPGPEMGLCPATAKEALEEYAFEENKSKDVLRDIPREALLVETESRKAGEDQEERRQPLRGEEDTDVTPSEPSEIISQKEVEPGEGEDSGPVLETAKLPVELKDDVEDKNAPLEEAVPDTGERRTPKKKPCARVADKAVSRVPLLKGRIDSKDKEGTEADEKKPKKSSPSIAKPPGDRPSTPPQRHTSSSTTPSKTPFSPASTSKRVSSVTSRPASTGTQETKAKGPEMRGGTKTATPRSAAGQAQRNSTNATRIPAKTPTAPKTPPSSGRKEQKKPPPAAAKTEKGEQPKSGDRSGYSSPGSPGTPGSRSRTPSLPTPPAREPKKVAVVRTPPKSPASAKSRIQPSAAPMPDLKNVKSKIGSTENLKHQPGGGKVQIVYKPVDLSHVTSKCGSLGNIHHKPGGGQVEVKSEKLDFKDKVQSKIGSLDNISHVPGGGNKKIETHKLTFRENAKAKTDHGAEIVYKSPTISGDASPRRLSNVSSTGSINMVDSPQLATLADEVSASLAKQGL; this is translated from the exons ATGGCGGAGCAGCGTCAGGACGTCACCATGATGGAGGATCATGCAGCTGGCCAGGAGAAGCACATCCCATCAG GCTATCCCCTTCAGATACCAGTCGATGATGGATCGGATGAGCCTGTTTCTGAAACATCTGACGCTAAGAGCACCCCAACTACGGAAG ATGCCACAGCACCTTTAGTGGAGGAAGGAGACCACGAGGATCAGGGTGGTGTCGAACAGCACGGGGAGATCCCAGAAGGAACCACAG CTGAAGAGGCAGGCGTAGGAGCCACTCCCAACCTGGAGGACcatgctgcaggagatgctgctcAAG GGGAGCCAAGCTCTCCAAAGCTACAGCCTGGCCCTCAGGAGCGTGTGGGAGatgcaataaaaagagaaagccaGCCCACAAAGCAGGTAGCTGAGGTTCTTCAGCAGCCTCATCTGTCGCATGAAACGAAGGCTACAACAGCAGCTCCCACCAGAATTGAGGTCACCATCCCAATACCCCTGGATATGTACCAAGACTCCAGAGCACCTGAAGACAGCAGTGAGTTGTGGGGTCATCGAGGCAGAGAAGGCAGTGGTGTCGATCCAGCGCTGGGAAGAGAGCTAGGTCGTGATGTGCGCACTGAGGGGTTGGCAGGAGCAGGTGACACAGCTGACTCCCATGTTAAAGATGGGCCATCTCCTTTATATACCAGAGCTCCATTAAAAGAAGATGCCAGTGGATGGGAAAGAGATGAGGACCGTGATATTGATGAAACTTCTGGACAGGATTTGCTTCCCCTGGTGGGACAGCATGTTTCACCAGGACCTGAAATGGGCTTGTGTCCAGCAACAGCCAAGGAAGCTCTTGAAGAATATGCCTTTGAAGAAAACAAGTCCAAAGATGTCCTCAGAGATATACCAAGAGAGGCACTTCTTGTTGAAACTGAGTCACGTAAAGCAGGAGAGGACCAAGAGGAGAGGAGACAGCCATTGAGGGGGGAAGAAGACACAGATGTCACCCCATCAGAGCCTTCTGAAATCATCTCCCAAAAAGAAGTGGaacctggggagggagaagattCTGGACCCGTGCTAGAAACAGCCAAACTCCCTGTTGAGTTAAAAGATGACGTGGAAGATAAAAATGCTCCTTTGGAAGAGGCTGTGCCAGATACAGGAGAACGCCGGACACCCAAGAAGAAACCTTGTGCCCGTGTTGCAGATAAAGCTGTCAGTCGCGTCCCTCTCCTAAAAG GTCGTATTGACAGCAAAGACAAGGAAGGGACTGAAGCTGATGAAAAGAAACCGAAG AAATCCTCACCTTCCATTGCCAAACCCCCAGGCGATagaccctccacccccccccaacGACACACCTCCTCTAGCACAACCCCTTCGAAAACACCCTTCAGCCCTGCTTCCACCTCTAAACGAGTCTCTTCTGTCACATCCCGACCTGCCAGTACAGGAACACAAGAAACGAAAGCCAAG GGCCCAGAGATGAGAGGTGGCACGAAGACGGCCACGCCGCGATCTGCAGCCGGGCAGGCTCAGAGGAACTCGACCAATGCCACGCGCATCCCAGCAAAGACACCCACGGCCCCCAAGACACCTCCCAGCTCCG gcagaaaggagcagaaaaaaccacctcctgcagcagcaaagactGAGAAAG GTGAGCAGCCAAAGTCTGGAGACAGAAGCGGTTACAGCAGTCCCGGCTCCCCCGGGACTCCAGGCAGCCGTTCCCGCACTCCCTctctgcccaccccaccagccagggaGCCCAAGAAGGTGGCAGTGGTTCGCACACCACCGAAATCTCCTGCATCTGCCAAGAGCCGCATCCAGCCGTCAGCCGCACCCATGCCTGATCTGAAAAATGTGAAGTCCAAAATTGGCTCAACTGAAAACCTGAAGCACCAGCCTGGAGGTGGCAAG GTTCAAATTGTTTACAAGCCAGTCGACCTGAGCCATGTGACATCCAAATGTGGTTCCCTGGGCAACATCCATCACAAACCAG GCGGTGGCCAGGTGGAGGTGAAATCTGAGAAACTGGACTTCAAAGATAAGGTGCAATCGAAAATCGGGTCCTTAGATAACATCAGCCATGTCCctggaggaggaaataaaaag